The sequence AGTGAGTACAGACTGGTTTGATATCTTCTCCCAGAATGTGTACTATAGTTCCTGTCCTTAGCTGAGTGGTCAAGGCTGCATCTGCTTCAGCTGAAGGTGGGAGGAATAAAAAAGGTCATGAAATCTCTTCCAGTGCTTGCTTACTCATAACTAGAATTGTTTTGGGTGCAAATCCTATGCTGTCTTCCAGCAGTGGAGTGCGGAGTCAGGAAAAGTTTCCAAGAGAGCAGCTCTGATAAACTTTGAATTTTTGAGGAGGTTTTGAGTTCTTTTGAATAGTGCATAAAAACTATTGTGTCTGAAAAGGCTGTAGTCATGTTGACATACTTACTTTTTTACTGCAAagcactgaatattttaaaatcttctctATATTTGCTTTCTAGAACAATTTTTTCGTTTAGCCCTTTCGAAACTGCAAAACTGTGGACTGTCCAACGAAGATGACAGGTGAGATATTCTTTTTCTACTGGTTTTGTTCCTTGCATTTTCAATATTTGGTATTTATCTGAAAAGTGTCAGTGATGTTATCCTGAATTTGTTTAAGTTTGGCATGATGTGAATGTAACCAGAGTGTCCAAGCAGTATGTAACTGATTTCAAGGTTTAAATAAGTTCAGTTGTAAACAATTACAGTGCCAGTATTTGAGAACAATATTTTTAGTGAGGGAACTTAAAATTCtggatctttttttcctaaatgctTTAGGATATTGCTATCTGAACCCAGTTTGAGCTTTTTCTAGTCTTTCTATATTCAAGAAAAGTGAAACTTACACCCTTAAAAATTGTGTATGATCTCTTTTGAAGTCATTACTGGTGTAAGTAGATTAGTTGTACTATCTTTGCataacttaaatattttcagaagactgGAGATTGACTGTTTCTAAACAAGAAATCTTACTTAAATCCCCATGTTACTGCATCTGGTGTCCTGGTGCAAACAGTTACTCATATGTATGTTCAGCTTCCTTTTCCCATAAATGACTTCATTGTATTCCCAAAGGAGACTTATGCAGCCAGGAAAGATCTTTCCTGGCAGTTTAGGAGTAACCAGAATTTGGCTTCACAGAGTGGAGCATGCCCTTGATAACTCATTTTCCGTTTGTTAGATTGTCTTGTTTGAGTCTTGGATAGAAGCCACTTCTgctaagatttttttgtttggttctttttttttttttttgtaaggtttgttcttttttgtgtattatgtatgttttctctttttgatttttttttttttttgtagataaGGTGATAGGGTTGGCAAGTCTACTAAAATCATATATTTACCGAGTGACGCAAATGATTTCTTAGACTTGCAGTCAAGCagatcatagaatgacttgggttggaagggaccttaaagatcatttagttccagcCCCTCCCTGCTGTGGACAGAGTTGCTAACAGCTACATTGGGCTGACCAGAAACCCATACAACttgaccttgaacacctccagggatggggaatctgcagcttctctgggcagcctgttccaatgccatACCACTCcctaaatgaaatattttccactaTTATCTAATATAAATTTCTCCTGTTCTGGTTTAAAAttgttcccccttgtcctatcgctatcaaACCATGTAAAAATTTAGTCTCCCTCCTTATAAGctccttttagatactgaaatgctacaatgaggtctccctggagcttcctccaagctaaacaagcccagcttcctcagcttGTCCTagtaagagaggtgctccagcactctgatcaCCTCTGTGGCCCCCCTCTTGACCTGTTCCAAAATCTCCAcatttttcctgtgctgggggctccaggcctggacactGTACTCAATATGGGGCCTTGCGAAGGTAGAGTAAAGGAGACAATCACCTCTatcttcctgctggccacctctcttttgatgcagcccaagatactgTTCGacttctgggctgcaggtgcgtgctgctggctcatgtccagtttttcattcaccaggaccccaagtccttctctgcaggaacGCTCTCAGTACATTCTTCTCCATCTGTATACATAGCAGCTGGTAGGATTTCCCCAGCCCGTGTGCAATATCTTGCACTTGGCCTCTTTTAATCTCCTTAGACTCACATGGACCCATGTTTCATGCTTGATCAGGTCCATTTGGATGGCATCTTTTACTTATcttgtatcaactgcaccactcagcttggtgttgtccaCAGCCTTGCTGAGAGTGTGTTTCATCCCactatgtcactgataaagatattaagGAGTACTGGTcccttgggggacaccactcatcactggttTCCACCTGAACATAGAGTTGTGGACCACAACCCTGTTGCTAAGACCATCCAATCAATTCTTTACCTATTGActagtccacccttcaaatctaTATCTCTCCAGTTTAGGGATGTAGTGTGAGACCATGTCAAGGGTCTTGCAGAAGTCTAGGTTCATGACATCTGTTGTCCTTCTCTGACCCattgatgctgtcactccatcatagaaggtcAGCAGCCTGGGCAGACACAGTCTCCCCTTGGTGAaactgtgctggctgtcttgaatCACCTCATCTCCCACGTGCCATAACATAGCTGCAAggaagatctgctccatgatcttcccaggcacagactTGAAGCTCACTAGCCTGTAGATccttgagttttcttttttccctttcttaaaaatgagtgaTGTTTCCATTTTTACAGTCACCGGGAgcttcacctgacagccatgactgTTAAAGTATGACGGACGGTTGCCTGGCAACCGCATTATTTTTTGCTCACTTCCTTTAGGACCCTCGGATTGCGTGTCCTTGGCCTCATaaacttgtacacattcagtctcgTGATGTGGTCTTGGACTTGCTCTTCTCTTATAGTGAGAGGGACTCTGTTCCCTCCAGCCACCACCCAAAGATTCAAGGATGTGAGGAGCATGACTGCCTGACTGACAGCGAAGAATGCACTGAGTATCTCAGCCTTATCTGCTGTagccagttctcccttctcatttatgGGAGAAATGGGGGAGAGATTGGCTGAGAAACCTGAGAAACTGCCTTATACTGGGATAACATGCAGAATGCTTAATATGGTTGGTTGCAGATAGTGCTGAGATTGGTTGTACTTGGTtttgtctgtgctttttttttttttttaatcaagaagATCAAACAGAAGATTGTTGCTTCAAATCAAATACCAGGGTCACATTTTAATTAAACCTAAGTGCAATATGAAAAGTAATTGGTGTTCAAACCCAAAAGTTATCATCTTTTTAATACtcatttgtcattttcttcacCTActattctcctttcttccttttgtgttAAGTATCAAATTCTAGGATGTTTGGATTTACTTTCAAGTTCAGAAGAGTGGGGCAAAAACAACCTACAAAAACATTAACCCAACACCTGTGCTCTAACACGAGTAGGATAATTGGGTAAACTTGCATAGAGGTGACAGAGAGGCTAGTCTTGAATGACAGTGCCAAAGGTTGTATTAGAAATCTACTGAAATCACAAGTTCAGCACTAATAATTTGGGCTGTAACAAATCTTGTAGTCCAGCATGACGTCTCTTAAATTGTATCATCTGCCCTGTGATACTTTGAATGTAGGTACTTCATTTGAAACAGAGGTATATTTAGAATTTCTGAGAAGTGTGATTCATGTTATTAATTGTAATATACCTGAGTTGGTACTGAAGCAAAACTGCAGTGCTGTAAATGTATTGAGTGTTCAATGACGACATTCAATGTGTTTGTTCTTAATCAGTTTTTGTGTACAGCACTGATATAGCATGAATCACTGTAGGGGAAAAGAAGTATACATTTATCCAATATACAGTGGCTTTTGAATAGGAAAAACTTTGGGAATTGTTCCTAACCATGTTCTCCAGCAATAGAATTATTAGGCAATTCTGTATTGCTGTCCTTTAATTCTCTATTTTTGACAGAATAGCAACCAAATTCTTCTGTAAACTTTTTTGGGGATGGGAACCTACTATAAAGTATTAATATGTACATCAAATGTGCACACAAGTACAGCTCATGTACATACATCAGTGAAACCACACAGTTTGCtacaaaaggattttttttctgaacagtgCAGTTTTTAAATCTTAGTTCAAAACCTTGCTTAAAGCAAGCCTTTAAAAGGTCTAGCTTTGCAAAGCTGTTCAGAAAGTAAGAGTGTCATTGTCTTCAGTGGAGAAGCCTGCCAGAGAAGGGTTTTCTGTGCTAAGAGTATAGCCACAGAACACCTTCCAAACGTGTGCTCCACCCATTTTTTCGCAAGTAGTCACTGAGCACTCTTCAAGTTCATCAGCAGTAACTTCTTACAAATACACTTACACAATACTGAGTCAACAAGCTGTGACCTCCGCATCCTCCTTTTACCAAACAACCTCCAAGGAAATGATTTGCATTCCTCAATAGGCACTGGGGGTGTGTGCTAAAGCAGCTGAGGTCAAGATATTTcttgttgtcattgtttttttttttcctttccagaaaaacaggaaagctgaggatgGAATCTTTATTTGCACTTTAAAGGCTTCATTGCCACTGAACAGTAGTTTTCTTCTATGGGgctaggaaaatgtttcttcacCATGTAAACAAAATACGCAAATTCATGCCTGACCTTTAAGTTAAGAGGCTCTTGTACGCAGTGTGAATAAAGGGGCTTGAGTGATTGTTTTAGGCATTACATTTTGGTGTTAGGGATCAATTACTGTGCCATTTGTATCAGGATCCACGTGTACACCATGTATATATGCAATACCTACATGTGATCCCTTAGTCACCCAAGCCATTGCTATACCTGAGATGTtaatccttttccttttcttcagtatttgtgCTTGTGTTTGTAATCTGGATCGCTAGatatttcagttcattttacTTCTTGCATAGCAAGCCAGATGTCATCTAAGGACTTCAAAGTTTACTTCTTATTGATTTGTGAATGTGGAGAAAAGAtgagcattattttctttttcttaaaatgaaaaaattattttcttaaaatgaaaacacaaaaaacttTAAGAAATGAGACGGGTAAAATATGGGAGTAACACTTCGCTGAAAATCAGTATTTCACTTCTGTAATCTGCAATAACTAGAAGTCACATTAAGTCAAGTATCTTTGAATACAGTCCAGGCTTGCTACATACTTATTACCTCTATTTCATAACAGGTTTTCTATACAGTTACGTTCTGTTTTCATTGGTCTTAACATTTACAAATGTGCATCAAGTGTATCTAGTCTCTAGAATAAGCCATTCAGTTACCTGCTTATTGGTGAACTCTGTTACTGTGTGTGTAGGCTTATCATCATAACTGGAGACACTCAAGTGCTTAGAGGAGGCAGCTAAAAGAAGAAGATAATTCAGAAATATATGTTCTTGCCAAACTTCCTGTTTGAGTTGGCTGCCTTTAACTTCTTGGGcactgagctttttttttttgggggggttaTCTCTCACTCCACAATGATGTGTACAAGTCACCATGAGTATATCACCTGCTTTTTGACTATGATATCAGTTTCAGAAATTTATGGTATCACTGCTAGATGCATGACTggttatttatatatttatgtataggCAGCTGatagcatttttttcagtgtttatgaTATTGAGTGTGCTGAGATCTGAAAGCTTTATCAAATGCCACATTTCAGTCTGTTTCTCTGTCTGAGTAGTATTTCAGCTATTAAAAATCCCCCAACAAGATGTGGTCTACATCTCTCAGTAAGAGAAGGCAAGTGGATTTGACCCGAGAACAGTTGCCCAGCTCTGAagttccattttattttacctCCTTGCTCTGAATGCCATGCTACATCACAACTGCACAGTGCAAAGTGAACAAACTGAAGAGCTGCTTGCTTTTACACCCGAGTGGAAGGCATTATTTCAATAGGTGTCATCCAAAATCTGGGAAGTCTCTATTATAGGTAGGATGGATATTAGCAAAGAAGCTTCTTAAATTGTTACTTCGGCCAAAAGTAGGAAGGTGCTTAGTCTAAggaataatttaaaattcagcTACAGAGGAAAGAACAAGCGGTGCAGCTTCAATTAACTTCTTGTCTCTTTGTCATGGTCAGAATAATAGAAGTCACCTGTTTAGGTTTGTAACCTGTGAGGTTTGTACATCACAGTTACCCATCTGCAGCCTGGATTACTGAAATGCAATGTTTTTGAAACATACTGTAAATGACAGAAAAGCAAGATgtgcttttttcatctttccctCATTTCACCTTAATCACTTTGATTATGGGTTCTGTGAGgttttcctcttcccctcccatttctctttgttactgctgcttctgtgccGTAGGGTCTTGCATTGAGCTCTGTGCTGTACTTGCACGTAACAAAGCTATAAGGGTAACTTCTGCTCCCTTCCTCCTACTGCAGTCATTGCAGGAGTTCATCTACGTGCATTGCAAGTTCATGTTTTCTCAGATATAATGTAAGTagattgaaaaaaatactttgaaaatgaatgagCTGTGAAGCAATCCTGAAGTAGAGGGAACGACTTTGTGGTGGTACTGAGGACAAGAGGGTGCAACAGGTTCTATGCCTCTGGTTTCAGAGATGTCAAGTCATATGAAGTTGTGGCATTAGCTgaagatctctttttttttttttttttttgtaagcacTTGGCACCTCCTAAGCTGTTTAGGATACTAGAGAAAGATAAGATATGCCAGCTTTTTCTGGTATCGCTCCGCTCTCAGAGCTGTATTTCGCAGTGCTGGATTTTGTTAGATATGTGTGTAGTGATTTAGAGATATTTAACAGCCTGATCAAATATAAAATAGACATGTAGTATGCGTgaatatgtgtgtgtatatatatatttaattaaatagaGGCAACTCCCTCTACAGATGCAGTCCTAGGAGCAGCAAGTGAGAGCCTGCCACCTCAGCATTTCTTTTGAAGTATGGCTATTTAAACTGaaggcatttattttcttttgacatttttaataaGCTTTAGGTTTTCAGCATTGGTTTTGCATccagtttgttttccttagcTTGTATGCAGTGCAGCTTAACTGTGTCAACAGTTCTGTAAGAAATGTAGGGAACTACACTGTCCATTGAGTGTGGGTCGGTCTGATCTGGGACTGTTTTCATTACTATTTAATAGTACTTTCCTCAACTGAGAAAAGTAAGTCGGACCCTCTGAGGAGACTGCATAAAGTGCCATACTGAGTATTTTACACAGGTTACAGTATTCTTTATGGCTTCATATCATGATCCTTGTCAGTAAGAAATGGCATAAAgcctttttcttgtttgaagaACCATAGGAATTGATATCTGATGTTTAGGACTGCAAACATTCTGTAAAGGCTTCCTGAGTGAAACAAGACCAAGCCTGTCAACTCTTCTTTCACAAGCAAAGCATACCTTCTGCTAGCACTGAAATATGCAACAGAGAGCAAAAGGTACCATTAGAAGATGCAGGACAACTCCTTGGAAAATTTTACTGTTAGACTTCAATTTCATTAGTTTAGCATCTCTGTTtacaaacttttaaaatacGCTTTCTAGCTGTGAATATATATTGAATTCAAAAGGATGGAGAAAAATCTGAAGTGTTGTGGGAGAGGTGGTTTACTGAATTGCACCTGCATCACAATCTAGTTGTGTGTTCAGTAAGCCATTAGAAAACAGCATGtaaattctgttttacagaGGAGCAGCCAGTACATGATGTTTGTAGCCCCTGAAATAATGCAGCGATACTCTGAAATATTTAGTGTATGAAACAGAACTGAGACCCCTATGTAGGAGACAAGGAGTGTTCCAAGATGCAGCGTAGATAAACACATCAGCTACGTGCTCGTGAGACAAATATATTCGTCACAGTATTGAAACATGAGGTTTAGTGCCTATCaatgttctgtttgtttcacAGTGTTGCCTGTCGACGGTGTGTTGTGGTCGGTAATGGAGGAGTACTTCGAAATAAGACGTTAGGGGGGAAAATTGACTCATATGATGTGATAATAAGGtaaatgatatttatttatttatttatttattttttctacatgtagatattttaaaaaatatataaattgtAAGTCAGTAGCTTTAGAGTCCAGCCCTGCCTCTTACGTTCCACACCATGCTTGTCTTCCCCTTTCTGCTGGCACATTCATTGCTTGGAGTGGATTAGAAGTAATGCTGTGAGGTCCACCTAACATCCACGATATAATATTGAAATATgtttgaggaaaagaaacaagcaatCTCATACTGGAAGTATATAAGAGGATACTGGGTCTGAAGAAGAGCTGTCTGGTTCACGGAAACAAAGGAAGTCTTAGAGAGGAACAGGCAAGAAGGGAGgattcaaatgccaaacaaTCTGAAAACAGACTGTTGGGCTAATGTCTAACAGAAACCAAGATAGTAACTAATCAAACAGTCTTTCTGCCAGCAACTGTCCTGTCAGATGGTGTGTCCTCTTTCAGTAAAACCTCTGAGCTGTcacttcagtttctgttttgctaTTGTCTCAGTctcatttttcttactttgcCATCAGTTATACAAGGAAGATCCATTAATTATTTTGACcttattttcaagtatttggATTTAATTCTTCAATACAAAAGCTCGCCTTAAATGGATCTACTCTTCTTAAAATAGAAGTCCATGTATGCCAGTGTTACACGCTTTAAAGCAGTTATTTCTAAAACCAAAACTGCTTTGGAATTACATTACCTATTTGTTTACTGTGAATGAACAAAAAAGTGGTGTTTATATTCTGTATTTGAAACATGTTCTGATTAAAACTTTGAAGTGTTCCCTTGTCTACATGCCTTGTTTTGTAAACATTTGCTCCCAAGCAGCACACTTCCTGTTGTGAGCAATCAGTCATATTGGCAGGAATAGGGTGTAGAGAAACTGTGCCTTTGTGCTCCAAAGAGTATGCAATGCAGCCACCAAGCAAAATCTGCAAGATGAAGAGTTAAACACAGCCTCTTTGGCACCTCAGAGCGAAAGAGACTTTACCCACCTGCCTGCTGCTTACTAATCTGTTGTATTTCAAAGCAGTGGCAGCtgtgcatgtattttttttaaagagggggggaaaaaaagctataaACAAAGATGAATGAGTATCAGGTATACAGTCATAATCGCTGCTCCCATGTAGACAGTGAAGAGTATTAAAACATTCTTGAATTGCCTCTCAAATCATCTAATATGGATGGAGTGGTCAGTAATTCTCCAAGCCAAGTATTCTCCTCGATCATCTTCAGTTGCTGTGTTTGAGACAAAATCAGGTCTTTCGTTCGAGTGACATACGATAAGCAATCGTACAGTTGTACTCTAAACCACCTTGGCTGGGTTCCCGTATGTTCTTGATCCTACTAGGTTAGCAGGTGAGTGCAGGAGGCACCTGATAACTGCTCATCTGCCATGTAATGTGATAAGTGAATGCCAGGGCACTAAACCCTTGCACACCTGGACATGCTGCCTGCCTTGTAGACTTATGTGTGTGTGCCAACCACTGCACAGAAAGGATGCGTGTCTGGAGTAGTCATTGCCATTTCTGTGTCTCTGTTCTTTCTAGGATGAATAATGGCCCTGTTATAGGGTACGAAGAGGATGTTGGGAGAAGGACGACTTTCCGCCTTTCCTACCCGGAATCCATATTCTCAGATCCAATCCACTACGACCCTAATACTACTGTTGTTATTATTGTCTTCAAACCACGTGACTTAAAGTGGCTTTGGGAGATATTAGGCGGTCAGAAAATAGTGAGTTTAATTACTTACGCATTTTTGCGCTCAGCTTGCCGCATATCTCTTCTGTGAGATGTACTTGGTTTGCTTTGAACCTTAGCCCTCCTGGCTGGGGATCATACTGCATCTGTCACTCTGCTTAGTTTCCTTTTCCCTCGTATGCCTCTATCCTTTCTCACTCCCACATTTAATCCGTTCTTCACCCcaaagcagttttcttcttggaaatttcttttaattctctTCTAGCACTGCTTCATTTCCTAACACAAATGCTCCAGCCGTTTCCTATGTTATTTTATCCTGTGCACTTGGTGAAATTGCAGAATAATGTTATCGGGGACCTCTCTTGGAAGTCTTTAGACCAAACGCCTGCTCAAGTAAAATGGGAAGAAGTTCAAAGCCATACCTGTTTCTGAGGGCTTTGTCCAGAAAAGGTTTGATTATTTCCAGGGATATTTTTACAATTGCTGTTTCAGTGCTGCACTACTCTCACAGAAAGGATTTATCCTGAGCACTGAGTACTCAGGATCTGCCTGATcctatctttttttaattttttttcctcttctaaacCTCTACCAGTTATTGGAAGATGAGCTGAACAAACCTACCCTCCTCATACCCTTCTTGCATTGCGTGTCGTGCACTCTGGCCCTCCTGTACTGAGCTTGCCCCTGATCAGTGCTCTTATGCTGTTACTGTGGGCAGTCCAAAAGGGTGTTTGTGAGACCACAGGCAGGTGCAGTACTTGAGAATGATTGCTTACCTAGTTGCTCGCTATGCTCTTGTTAAAGGAGCCAAGTATACAAAGAGCATTTATTACCTCCAGGGCATGGTGATGGTGTGTGTTGTTGTCCACCATGGACCTTTCTGCAAAGCCAGCCAACCAGCCCAGCCTCTACTGCTGCAGGGGGTGATCCTGTTGCAAGAGCGCAATTTTGGTGTATGTCTCTGAGCTCTGGAAGGTTCAAcgtttttcttcttcctcaaaCAGCTACCTTTAGATTTTACTTTGATTAGAATCAGAGttgcaacaaaaacaaaatcaactgTTAAAAATAGCAGTAAATAACACGTATTTATTTGTCTGTTACAGAGTGCTAAAGGCTTTTGGAAGAAACCAGCACTGAACATGATATACAAATCTAATCAAATCAGGGTTCTTGATCCTAGCATCACCAGAAAAACAGCTTATGATTGGCTTCGTTTCCCAACAAGATTTCCCAAAAAAGAGGTAAGCTTTCTTTGGTTTTGCCTTTTAGTTGCATGCATccaaaaaagtaattatttcttcattatagCACACCATTAGAATATCATTTCAGGATCGTATTACATTAGCTTGGGTTTAGGTGATGCTCAGAGACGGAAAGACTGAGTTGAGAAAATAGCTAGTCTTGTATGCTAAAACTCTCTTACAGATTCAGTCACTAGTATTAAATGAGACAACATCGTAGACAGataattcctttttcaaaatAGGGGAAACCAGGCAGGTATTGGAACATGGTGGATCTGTAGAGACTCTAGAAATATTAAAGAGTTCTGAGTTACTAAATGTAgggattgtttttcttatttgaaaacagaatgaaaccATCACCAACAAAAAGGCACGGAGAGCCTGTGATTGTAACATTGCTGCAGTTTCATTCTGCTGTGGGTGGGCAGGGAAGCAGCCCCATGTTAATGGCATATATCTAACAGCATTCTTATACTCAGTGATTTGATGCCAAACACTGTAATGAGTAAATCAAGAATTTGGATATAAAAAATACGTTTAAACTCTTATCATCTGGCTGAAGGGTGTTTTGGATGAAAGTTAAGGCTTCAGGTTGGAGAGCTCATTTGTGCAGTCATGACTGACCATGCACTATGTAATGCAGATGCTTGTATGAGTGCTATTCCCTGGGGTCATGGTCATTACACAGAGCTGCTTCATCATGATTACCTGACGCGTGTGGGAACTTCTGACAACTTGTTTGTGGAGTATCCACCAGATGCTTGCCAGGGCTCCTTGGCATTTTAGTTCTTCAGCTGAGGATAAGAAGAGGGCAACGCAGAAGCTGGAGGTCGATTGGTCTCCTCAAGGGCCGCAGTGCATCCATGGCTTTCATGGCTTCAGAAATCCATTCTGTTAGTTTATGTAAAGCTCCCCTGTCAGTGTGAGTAAAAGTAGGACTGGTGCTGTCAGTGAGCCAAGCAGATGTGTGTAATGTCCTAGAGCTAACACAAAGTGCAGGCTGCTCTGTTGCTTTGAACGAAGGGCATGCTTTCTGCTCCTGTCCTGCTCAAAGCTGGAGCAGTCTATGTCCATGGTAGGATATAGTTCCCCTTTCCGCCTCCTCCGCAGCCCCCTTGATCCATCCTTTGGGGTTTTGGAGCCTCTCATTCCAGGCAGCAGCAATGGCTGAGTTCAAGTCCTCAATTCTCTTATTTCACAGAGGTGTGTTGTGTAGCATGTCTGTGTGGTACTGCCTTTTGCTGTCCTGTGCTTCAGCCCCCTCTGCCTGGAGGAAATGCCATAAACAGTTGTTACTTTCCCTACTGTTGCTGCATTTTCCATTAAGCCAAAATTATGTTCCTTGTTTGTGCATTTCTTCCTAGTCCAGCAAGCAGTTCTCTATTAGTAACTATGATGGTGTTAACAGAGCCAGGAAAAACAACTGTGAAATCAGATGTGAACAAGTGTCATTGT is a genomic window of Meleagris gallopavo isolate NT-WF06-2002-E0010 breed Aviagen turkey brand Nicholas breeding stock chromosome 1, Turkey_5.1, whole genome shotgun sequence containing:
- the ST3GAL6 gene encoding type 2 lactosamine alpha-2,3-sialyltransferase isoform X3 yields the protein MKRILLFFILAAAVMYGILHGNLWRNNFYWISFYGQTSSVRGPSSSEASGVTQLPPTAVERRNALDTCLLKPAFESLLDVDKIYPFLCANDFIRVAEFHGSDKFELPYGIKRAEQFFRLALSKLQNCGLSNEDDSVACRRCVVVGNGGVLRNKTLGGKIDSYDVIIRMNNGPVIGYEEDVGRRTTFRLSYPESIFSDPIHYDPNTTVVIIVFKPRDLKWLWEILGGQKISAKGFWKKPALNMIYKSNQIRVLDPSITRKTAYDWLRFPTRFPKKENEYHDISAEQKFLKKLIDKNFVVNLT